One segment of Streptosporangium brasiliense DNA contains the following:
- a CDS encoding glycerophosphodiester phosphodiesterase family protein: MLNVETKVEAGAPQETAPREQFVQVTREEIRRAGLLRQVTVQSFDWSSLMRMRELEPRLPIVALTKRDFLQTGRPGASPWLGGIDIDDFGGDPLKAVKSFGADAFSPVHGFPQNGKVTDPGYQPYVTGEMVDQAHSLGIKVIPWTVDDVPTMNKLIDDGVDGMITDYPDRLRLLLSERGFKLPRRYALGPSGDRP; this comes from the coding sequence ATGCTCAACGTCGAGACCAAGGTGGAGGCCGGCGCCCCGCAGGAGACGGCCCCCAGGGAGCAGTTCGTCCAGGTCACCCGGGAGGAGATCCGCAGGGCCGGCCTGCTGCGACAGGTCACCGTCCAGAGCTTCGACTGGAGCTCGCTGATGCGGATGCGGGAGCTGGAACCGCGCCTGCCGATCGTGGCCCTGACCAAGCGGGACTTCCTGCAGACCGGCCGGCCCGGGGCCTCGCCCTGGCTCGGCGGGATCGACATCGACGACTTCGGCGGGGACCCGCTCAAGGCGGTCAAGTCCTTCGGCGCCGACGCGTTCTCGCCCGTGCACGGCTTCCCGCAGAACGGGAAGGTGACCGACCCCGGCTACCAGCCCTACGTCACCGGGGAGATGGTCGACCAGGCGCACAGCCTGGGCATCAAGGTGATCCCGTGGACCGTCGACGACGTGCCGACGATGAACAAGCTCATCGACGACGGCGTCGACGGAATGATCACCGACTACCCCGACCGGCTGCGGCTGCTGCTGTCCGAGCGCGGGTTCAAGCTCCCCAGGCGGTACGCCCTCGGCCCGTCCGGCGACCGGCCGTGA
- a CDS encoding NUDIX hydrolase family protein has translation MTEMTEARPGWLSPEELESTRARMPILYVDAVPVRVDDKGVVTHVGLLLRIGSDGTVSRALVSGRVLHHERVRDALMRHLEKDLGPVALPHVPVSPQPFTIAEYFPTLGVTPYHDPRQHAVSLAYVVPVAGDCRPRQDALDLVWFTPQEAASPLVQQEMSGGHGVLLKQALAHVGCLP, from the coding sequence ATGACCGAAATGACCGAAGCCAGGCCCGGCTGGCTCTCCCCTGAAGAGCTGGAATCCACGCGCGCGCGGATGCCGATCCTCTATGTCGACGCCGTACCGGTGCGGGTCGACGACAAGGGAGTGGTCACGCATGTCGGCCTGTTGCTGCGCATCGGATCGGACGGGACGGTCAGCCGCGCCCTCGTCTCCGGCCGCGTGCTCCACCACGAACGCGTCCGCGACGCGCTCATGCGCCACCTGGAGAAGGATCTCGGCCCGGTGGCGCTCCCCCACGTCCCGGTCTCTCCGCAGCCGTTCACCATCGCCGAATACTTCCCGACGCTCGGCGTCACCCCGTACCACGACCCCCGGCAGCACGCGGTCTCCCTCGCCTACGTCGTCCCGGTCGCGGGTGACTGCCGGCCCCGGCAAGACGCCCTGGACCTCGTCTGGTTCACCCCGCAGGAGGCCGCGTCGCCGCTGGTGCAGCAGGAGATGTCCGGCGGCCACGGCGTCCTGCTGAAGCAGGCCCTCGCGCACGTCGGCTGCCTCCCCTGA
- a CDS encoding nuclear transport factor 2 family protein — MPATPQEIFERYIWSGMTRNATALAEMFTVDGVLEAPLVPAGRAFPRRLEGREEIREAMAAYYERSADADLSVNVEGSRYVLHATADPEVFIAEIDTALDGPGGATVMSLVQIFRLRDGKIAQLRDYFAPEQVD, encoded by the coding sequence GTGCCCGCGACTCCGCAGGAGATCTTCGAGCGTTACATCTGGTCCGGGATGACCCGGAACGCCACCGCACTGGCCGAGATGTTCACCGTGGACGGTGTCCTCGAGGCGCCGCTCGTCCCGGCCGGCCGCGCCTTCCCCCGGCGGCTGGAGGGACGCGAGGAGATCCGCGAGGCGATGGCCGCCTACTACGAGAGGTCGGCGGACGCCGACCTCTCGGTGAACGTGGAGGGGTCCCGGTACGTACTGCACGCCACCGCCGACCCCGAGGTGTTCATCGCCGAGATCGACACCGCCCTCGACGGGCCCGGCGGGGCCACGGTCATGTCACTGGTCCAGATCTTCCGCCTCCGCGACGGGAAGATCGCCCAGCTGCGTGACTACTTCGCGCCCGAGCAGGTGGACTGA